The following coding sequences are from one Triticum aestivum cultivar Chinese Spring chromosome 5A, IWGSC CS RefSeq v2.1, whole genome shotgun sequence window:
- the LOC123108454 gene encoding pollen allergen Phl p 2, with product MASSRRLLAVTLLAMLVAGAWCAAPVTFTVEKGSDTGSGKKQLAVLVNYDMPGDTMSELEIMQHDADDWVAMTKGEGGLWTFESADPLVGPFNFRYFTTKGMKNVYDSVIPDNYTIGTTYTPEG from the coding sequence ATGGCATCCTCGAGAAGGTTGCTGGCGGTGACTTTGCTGGCGATGCTGGTCGCGGGCGCGTGGTGCGCGGCACCGGTGACCTTCACGGTGGAGAAGGGGTCGGACACGGGGTCGGGAAAGAAGCAGCTGGCGGTGCTGGTGAATTACGACATGCCAGGCGACACCATGTCGGAGCTGGAGATCATGCAGCACGACGCCGACGACTGGGTGGCCATGACCAAGGGCGAGGGCGGCCTGTGGACCTTCGAGAGCGCCGATCCGCTCGTGGGCCCCTTCAACTTCCGCTACTTCACCACGAAGGGCATGAAGAACGTCTACGACAGCGTCATCCCAGATAACTACACGATCGGCACCACCTACACACCCGAAGGGTAG